In a genomic window of Bacillus sp. E(2018):
- a CDS encoding L-cystine transporter, producing the protein MLILLGVLYYMQKKHVSFSKRVFTGLGLGILFGLGLQYGYGADSEVAAKSTDWFNLVGGGYVTFLKMIVVPLVFISILSAFTRLNLKGNIGKLSGLIIGILIGTTAIAAVVGIATSTVFDLEAVQIEQGDAETARGEQMEGTFAEVKDLTLPQQVLSLLPANPFLDFTGARPTSTIAVVIFAAFLGVAYLGVKRKQEEHAELFAKIVDAFYAVIMRVVTLILRLTPYGVLALMTKTVALSDMDAIAKLGKFVIASYVALLIMFGIHLLLLTFAGLNPITYMKKSFPVLSFAFTSRTSAGALPLNIRTQKSMGVPDGIANFSGSFGLSIGQNGCAGIYPAMLAVMIAPTVGIDPLSPSFLLTLVVVVALSSFGVAGVGGGATFAAILVLSAMDLPIALAGLLISVEPLIDMGRTAVNVSGSMTSGLLTSKVQKQLDTNVYNDTENQVEVSA; encoded by the coding sequence ATGCTTATACTATTGGGTGTTTTGTATTACATGCAAAAAAAGCACGTTTCTTTCTCTAAGCGTGTTTTTACGGGGCTCGGTCTAGGGATTTTGTTCGGACTCGGACTTCAGTACGGATATGGAGCAGACTCTGAGGTTGCTGCAAAATCGACTGACTGGTTTAATCTAGTTGGTGGCGGTTATGTAACATTCTTAAAAATGATCGTTGTTCCACTCGTATTTATTTCGATCCTTTCAGCGTTTACGCGTCTGAACTTAAAAGGTAACATCGGAAAACTTAGTGGATTGATCATTGGGATATTAATAGGTACAACTGCAATTGCTGCTGTTGTCGGAATTGCAACTTCTACTGTATTTGATCTTGAAGCTGTACAGATCGAGCAAGGAGATGCAGAAACTGCTCGTGGTGAGCAGATGGAAGGTACGTTTGCCGAGGTAAAAGATCTAACACTTCCGCAACAGGTTCTTTCATTATTACCAGCTAACCCATTCTTAGATTTTACAGGAGCTCGTCCGACTTCAACGATCGCTGTAGTAATCTTTGCTGCATTCCTAGGCGTGGCTTATCTAGGAGTCAAACGTAAGCAAGAGGAGCATGCAGAGCTTTTTGCTAAGATTGTTGATGCGTTTTATGCGGTTATCATGCGTGTAGTAACGTTGATTCTTCGACTAACTCCTTATGGGGTTCTCGCGCTAATGACTAAAACAGTTGCACTCAGCGATATGGATGCAATCGCGAAACTAGGTAAGTTCGTAATTGCTTCATATGTTGCCTTACTGATCATGTTCGGAATTCACTTATTGCTTTTAACTTTTGCAGGTTTAAATCCGATTACTTATATGAAGAAATCTTTCCCGGTACTATCCTTTGCTTTCACTTCTCGTACGAGTGCCGGTGCACTTCCGTTAAACATCCGTACGCAAAAGAGCATGGGTGTGCCTGACGGAATCGCAAACTTCTCAGGTTCATTCGGTCTTTCGATCGGACAAAACGGATGTGCTGGAATTTATCCAGCGATGCTAGCGGTCATGATTGCTCCAACAGTCGGAATTGATCCGTTGTCTCCATCGTTCTTGTTGACGCTGGTCGTAGTTGTAGCACTAAGTTCGTTCGGTGTAGCGGGTGTTGGCGGTGGAGCTACGTTCGCAGCCATACTTGTACTTTCCGCAATGGATCTTCCAATCGCATTAGCAGGTCTTTTGATCTCTGTTGAGCCATTGATCGACATGGGTCGTACCGCTGTTAACGTGAGCGGTTCGATGACTTCAGGACTACTAACAAGTAAAGTTCAGAAGCAGCTTGATACAAATGTTTATAATGATACCGAAAATCAAGTAGAAGTAAGTGCATAA
- the qoxB gene encoding cytochrome aa3 quinol oxidase subunit I: MKWDEFFVTGDPMIYGADVSIVLTMVGILFYLTKYNKWKWLWDEWLTTVDHKKLGIMYIVSAVLMLFRGGVDALLMRTQLAVPEAKFLDSQHYNEIFTTHGTIMIIFMAMPFLIGLINVVVPLQIGARDVAYPYLNAVSFWTFFIGAMLFNISFVIGGSPSAGWTSYMPLASNELSPGPGQNYYLLGLQIAGIGTLLTGINFLVTILKMRAPGMTLFRMPMFTWSSLVTMVIIIFAFPILTVALALMTFDRLFGSHFFTLQGAGMDMLWANLFWLWGHPEVYIVILPAFGMFSEIISTFSRKTLFGYKAMIWSMLLIAGYSFLVWVHHFFTMGSGALVNSVFSITTMAIGIPTGVKIFNWLFTMYRGKIQFTTPMLWSLGFIVNFVIGGVTGVMLAMAAADYQYHNTYFLVSHFHYVLIAGTVFACFAGLIYWYPKMFGYKLNERIGKWVFWVFTIGFNVCFFPQYFLGLDGMPRRVYTYSEESGWGPLNMVSTIGGFMMGIAFLILVYNMYYSFRYAKRETTGDAWDGRTLEWSTPTAMPPFYNFAKIPEVTGLDHFWRQKQAGKVEKLKVEDIKPIHMPSNSGVPFIMASFFFVAGFGMVFEWMWMAIFGIIGVFGTLFYRSFEYDDGYYVSVEEVIETEKISK; this comes from the coding sequence ATGAAATGGGATGAATTTTTCGTAACAGGCGACCCGATGATATATGGTGCTGACGTATCCATCGTACTTACGATGGTGGGTATCCTGTTCTATCTTACTAAATATAATAAATGGAAATGGTTGTGGGATGAATGGCTTACAACGGTTGACCATAAAAAACTCGGTATCATGTATATCGTTTCCGCTGTTTTAATGCTGTTCCGCGGTGGGGTAGATGCCCTCTTAATGCGTACACAGCTAGCGGTTCCAGAGGCTAAGTTCCTCGATTCACAGCACTACAACGAAATCTTTACAACACACGGTACGATCATGATTATCTTCATGGCGATGCCGTTCTTGATCGGTTTGATTAACGTCGTTGTTCCATTACAAATCGGAGCTCGTGACGTAGCTTATCCTTATTTAAACGCAGTTAGTTTCTGGACGTTCTTTATTGGTGCGATGTTGTTCAACATCTCATTCGTTATCGGTGGATCTCCATCAGCAGGTTGGACGAGTTACATGCCGCTTGCAAGTAACGAGCTCAGTCCAGGACCTGGACAGAACTACTATCTGCTCGGTCTACAGATCGCAGGTATTGGTACGCTCTTAACGGGTATTAACTTCTTAGTAACGATCCTTAAGATGCGTGCACCGGGAATGACATTGTTCCGTATGCCAATGTTCACATGGTCATCACTTGTAACAATGGTTATCATTATTTTCGCTTTCCCGATTCTTACAGTAGCACTAGCACTTATGACATTTGACCGTTTATTCGGCAGCCATTTCTTCACTCTACAAGGGGCAGGAATGGATATGCTTTGGGCGAACCTTTTCTGGCTATGGGGTCACCCAGAGGTATATATCGTAATTCTACCGGCGTTTGGTATGTTCTCAGAGATCATCTCTACTTTCTCTAGAAAAACGCTATTTGGTTACAAAGCCATGATCTGGTCTATGCTTTTAATCGCAGGATACAGTTTCTTGGTTTGGGTCCATCACTTCTTTACGATGGGTTCAGGAGCACTTGTTAACTCTGTATTCTCCATCACAACGATGGCGATCGGTATACCGACCGGGGTTAAGATCTTTAACTGGTTGTTTACGATGTACAGAGGTAAGATTCAATTTACGACCCCGATGCTTTGGTCACTTGGATTTATCGTGAACTTCGTAATCGGTGGTGTTACAGGTGTCATGCTAGCTATGGCAGCTGCTGACTATCAGTACCACAACACATACTTCCTAGTATCTCACTTCCACTATGTGTTGATCGCGGGTACAGTATTTGCTTGTTTCGCTGGTTTGATCTACTGGTATCCGAAGATGTTTGGTTACAAACTGAACGAACGTATCGGTAAATGGGTATTCTGGGTATTCACAATCGGATTTAACGTATGTTTCTTCCCACAATACTTCCTTGGTCTAGACGGTATGCCTCGTCGTGTTTACACGTACAGCGAAGAGTCTGGCTGGGGTCCATTGAACATGGTATCTACAATTGGTGGATTCATGATGGGTATCGCATTCTTAATTCTTGTTTACAACATGTACTACAGCTTCCGTTACGCGAAGCGCGAAACAACTGGAGATGCGTGGGATGGCCGTACTTTAGAATGGTCTACACCTACAGCAATGCCTCCATTCTATAACTTTGCTAAGATTCCTGAAGTAACAGGTCTTGACCACTTCTGGAGACAAAAGCAAGCTGGAAAAGTTGAAAAGTTAAAAGTTGAGGATATTAAACCGATTCATATGCCAAGTAACTCTGGTGTTCCTTTCATCATGGCATCTTTCTTCTTTGTTGCCGGATTCGGAATGGTATTCGAATGGATGTGGATGGCCATCTTTGGAATAATCGGTGTGTTTGGAACATTGTTCTATCGTTCATTTGAGTATGACGATGGTTATTATGTAAGTGTTGAAGAAGTAATCGAAACAGAAAAGATTTCTAAATAA
- a CDS encoding nuclease-related domain-containing protein, with protein sequence MIKKSRTKPLKLLKIEVLLERILPNHTQKQLIENNYRKYMAGFRGELTLDYFLSELTQDDYHIFHDLRIPRSDNNQLYFQLDALILHPRFCIIIEVKNLIGNLYFDHQYDQIVRTREGIDETFPDPVNQVEIQKKHLSNWLINTNSP encoded by the coding sequence TTGATTAAAAAAAGTAGAACCAAACCGCTAAAATTATTAAAAATTGAAGTGTTATTAGAAAGAATTCTCCCAAATCATACTCAAAAGCAACTGATTGAGAACAATTATAGAAAATACATGGCAGGTTTTAGAGGAGAACTAACACTAGATTATTTCCTTTCAGAATTAACACAGGATGATTACCACATTTTCCACGATTTGCGAATCCCCAGATCCGATAACAATCAACTTTATTTCCAACTAGACGCATTAATTCTCCACCCAAGATTTTGTATCATAATTGAAGTTAAGAATTTAATAGGAAATTTGTATTTTGATCATCAATATGATCAGATTGTGCGTACTAGAGAAGGGATAGATGAAACCTTCCCAGACCCTGTAAATCAAGTCGAAATACAAAAGAAACATCTTTCTAACTGGCTGATTAACACAAATTCCCCCTAG
- the qoxC gene encoding cytochrome aa3 quinol oxidase subunit III, which translates to MAHAETHDPNTPLEYRSETGRLNILGFWIFLGAEIALFATLFATYMVLSHRVADGPALGELFEVESLLIQTFLLLTSSFTCGLAVHEMRRQNVKGLITWMAITLGLGLGFLYFEIQEFLHFIHEGANIGTSAAWSGFFVLVGTHGAHVTFGIFWVTMVLIQVAKRGLTPATSAKVFITSLYWHFLDVVWIFIFTAVYLMGMVTHHG; encoded by the coding sequence ATGGCACATGCAGAAACACACGACCCCAACACGCCTTTAGAGTATCGTTCGGAGACTGGGCGTTTAAATATTCTCGGTTTCTGGATTTTCCTAGGGGCAGAAATCGCGTTGTTCGCGACATTATTTGCAACTTATATGGTTTTATCTCACCGTGTTGCTGATGGTCCGGCTCTTGGTGAACTATTTGAGGTAGAAAGTTTATTGATCCAAACGTTCTTGCTCTTAACAAGTAGTTTCACTTGCGGATTAGCGGTGCATGAGATGCGCCGTCAAAATGTAAAAGGTTTGATCACATGGATGGCGATCACACTTGGTCTTGGATTAGGATTCCTTTATTTCGAGATTCAAGAGTTCTTACACTTCATTCATGAAGGTGCAAACATCGGTACGAGCGCAGCATGGTCAGGATTCTTCGTTCTCGTTGGTACTCACGGTGCCCACGTAACGTTCGGTATCTTCTGGGTAACGATGGTCTTGATTCAAGTAGCTAAGCGTGGTTTAACGCCAGCTACATCTGCAAAAGTTTTCATCACCAGTCTTTACTGGCACTTCTTAGACGTAGTGTGGATCTTTATCTTCACAGCCGTTTATCTGATGGGGATGGTGACGCATCATGGCTAA
- the qoxA gene encoding cytochrome aa3 quinol oxidase subunit II: MRRLKPFFTFGLLMAVFMLSGCSDMIVLDPKGPVGAEQRDLIMYSIWFMLFILLVVYALTAFIVYKYRDRKNHKGYDPDNEGSHLLETIWWIIPIIIVIALSIPTVKSIYSLEGPPEESKDQKPLVIHATSVNWKWVFSYPEQDIETVNYLHIPEDRPVLFKLTSADSMASFWVPQLGGQKYAMAGMETELYLQADEQGTYEGRNSNFTGEGFTNHTFDVMAMSDAEFEKWASETKADAPELSKGQYDKLMLPGHVKQMTFSSTHLDWVDHAKNPEYALDARERLGYEEKLPHSKAGKEEKKKREEEMKKLEESESHGDSHAH, encoded by the coding sequence ATGCGACGGTTGAAGCCGTTTTTTACATTCGGGTTATTGATGGCCGTATTTATGCTTAGCGGCTGCAGCGATATGATTGTTTTAGATCCAAAAGGACCTGTAGGAGCAGAACAGAGGGATCTGATCATGTATTCCATCTGGTTTATGTTATTTATCCTACTAGTTGTTTACGCACTTACTGCTTTTATTGTTTATAAATATCGTGATCGCAAAAATCATAAAGGATATGATCCTGATAATGAAGGAAGTCATCTTCTTGAAACGATTTGGTGGATCATTCCTATTATTATCGTTATCGCATTATCGATTCCAACGGTAAAGAGTATCTATTCTCTTGAAGGACCTCCTGAAGAGTCAAAAGATCAAAAGCCGTTGGTGATTCATGCAACGTCTGTAAACTGGAAATGGGTATTCTCCTATCCAGAGCAAGATATTGAAACAGTTAACTATCTTCACATTCCTGAAGATCGACCTGTCTTGTTCAAGCTGACTTCAGCTGATTCGATGGCATCATTCTGGGTACCTCAGTTAGGTGGTCAGAAATATGCGATGGCCGGCATGGAGACAGAGCTTTATCTGCAAGCTGACGAGCAAGGGACGTATGAAGGACGTAACTCTAACTTTACAGGAGAAGGATTTACTAACCATACGTTTGATGTGATGGCAATGTCTGATGCAGAGTTTGAAAAGTGGGCGAGTGAAACAAAAGCTGATGCTCCTGAGCTTTCGAAGGGGCAGTACGACAAGCTTATGCTTCCTGGTCACGTGAAACAAATGACTTTCTCTTCTACTCACTTAGATTGGGTAGATCATGCTAAAAACCCTGAATACGCGTTAGATGCTCGTGAACGTTTAGGTTATGAAGAGAAGCTTCCTCACTCAAAAGCAGGGAAGGAAGAAAAGAAAAAGCGTGAAGAAGAGATGAAGAAGCTTGAAGAATCAGAGTCTCATGGGGATTCTCATGCCCATTAA
- a CDS encoding ABC-F family ATP-binding cassette domain-containing protein — protein sequence MSILLVENLYKTYGEKTLFDYITFSISDKQRIGLIGPNGTGKSSLLKAIAGFEPAERGTLSHANTFQIEYVAQEPELDEELSVLDQIYYGDSLIMRTMREYEQALLDLESDPSNEKKLKRLMNSQQKMDENEAWEANTIAKTVLTKLGLRDFSRQVKHLSGGQKKRVAIAKALIQPADLLILDEPTNHLDNETVEWLETFLGNYKGALLMVTHDRYFLNRITNNIFELDNGKLYVYEGNYETYLEKKAEREEIALQNEDKRQNTLRRELAWLRRGAKARTTKQKARIQRVESLQEETGPSAKGFVEFAIGSQRLGKKVIEVEDLSKSLDGKELVKNLDYLIVPGERLGIIGPNGSGKTTLLNMLAGRMKPDAGSVEVGETVKIGYYTQDHEELDGNLRVVDYIKETAQVITTVDGQTITAEQMLERFLFPRYMQYTYIRKLSGGEKRRLYMLKVLMEEPNVLFLDEPTNDLDIQTLGILEEYLENFPGVVLTVSHDRYFLDRVVDHLLAFEGNATVVRFQGSYSDYMDEKKERDEMAAAVKKEASEKPTETVGQHRKEKKKKLSYKDQQDWDTIEERIMNLEEKKEQIESEIVAAGSDFGKISELMAEQKKVESELESAMERWEELSLLVEDLDS from the coding sequence TTGAGTATTTTATTAGTTGAAAATCTATATAAAACATATGGTGAAAAAACGCTGTTTGACTATATTACTTTTTCAATCAGCGATAAGCAAAGAATCGGACTCATCGGACCGAATGGAACAGGTAAGTCCTCATTATTAAAAGCAATAGCCGGGTTCGAACCAGCTGAACGAGGAACGCTATCTCATGCGAATACATTTCAAATCGAATATGTGGCGCAAGAACCTGAACTAGATGAGGAATTATCCGTTCTAGATCAAATTTATTACGGAGATTCTCTCATCATGAGAACGATGCGTGAATATGAACAAGCCTTACTCGATCTGGAATCGGATCCGTCCAACGAAAAGAAGCTGAAGCGTTTGATGAACAGCCAGCAAAAGATGGATGAAAATGAGGCATGGGAAGCAAACACCATCGCAAAAACGGTGCTCACAAAGCTTGGTCTTCGTGACTTTTCTCGTCAAGTGAAGCATTTAAGCGGTGGGCAAAAGAAGCGTGTGGCGATCGCAAAAGCACTCATTCAACCTGCAGATCTACTGATTTTGGACGAGCCTACAAACCATCTTGATAATGAGACGGTCGAATGGCTAGAAACGTTCTTAGGAAACTATAAAGGCGCCTTATTAATGGTTACCCATGACCGGTATTTCCTAAACCGCATAACGAACAATATATTTGAGCTCGATAATGGAAAACTTTATGTATACGAGGGAAATTACGAAACGTACTTGGAGAAAAAGGCCGAACGTGAAGAAATCGCCCTTCAGAATGAAGATAAGCGTCAAAACACTCTTCGCCGCGAGTTAGCTTGGTTGCGACGTGGTGCAAAAGCGCGAACTACAAAACAGAAAGCTAGAATTCAACGCGTGGAAAGTTTGCAAGAAGAAACAGGACCTTCGGCAAAGGGATTTGTTGAGTTTGCGATCGGATCACAAAGACTTGGGAAAAAAGTGATTGAAGTTGAAGATTTGAGTAAAAGTTTAGATGGAAAAGAGCTGGTTAAAAATCTTGATTACTTGATTGTTCCTGGTGAACGACTCGGAATCATCGGGCCAAATGGAAGCGGAAAGACGACTTTACTAAATATGTTAGCCGGCAGAATGAAACCAGATGCCGGTTCTGTTGAAGTAGGGGAAACGGTTAAGATCGGCTATTATACTCAAGATCATGAAGAGCTCGACGGCAACTTGCGCGTAGTCGATTATATTAAGGAAACGGCACAAGTCATCACAACGGTAGATGGTCAGACGATTACAGCTGAACAGATGCTTGAACGTTTTCTGTTTCCTCGCTATATGCAATATACGTATATTCGTAAGTTGTCAGGTGGAGAGAAACGCCGCTTGTACATGCTAAAAGTTTTGATGGAAGAGCCGAACGTTTTGTTTTTGGATGAGCCAACAAACGACCTTGACATTCAAACTTTAGGAATTCTCGAAGAGTATCTGGAGAACTTCCCTGGCGTAGTGTTGACAGTTTCCCATGATCGCTACTTTTTAGACCGGGTTGTCGATCATCTTCTTGCATTCGAAGGGAATGCAACAGTTGTAAGGTTTCAAGGCAGTTACTCGGACTACATGGACGAGAAGAAAGAGCGTGATGAAATGGCTGCTGCGGTGAAGAAAGAAGCCTCTGAAAAACCGACGGAAACAGTTGGACAGCATCGTAAAGAAAAGAAGAAAAAGCTGTCGTACAAAGATCAGCAAGATTGGGATACGATTGAAGAAAGAATCATGAATCTAGAAGAGAAAAAAGAGCAGATTGAATCTGAGATCGTAGCTGCTGGCAGCGATTTTGGGAAGATCAGCGAGCTTATGGCTGAGCAGAAGAAAGTGGAGAGCGAGCTTGAATCCGCAATGGAGAGATGGGAAGAGCTTTCTCTGTTAGTGGAAGATTTGGATAGTTGA
- a CDS encoding ABC-F family ATP-binding cassette domain-containing protein translates to MSILTVQGLSHGFGDRAIFNDVSFRLLKGEHIGLIGANGEGKSTFMNIITGKLKPDEGKVEWAKKVRVGYLDQHTVLQKGMSIRDVLKSAFQYLLDMENEMNSMYEKMGEATPEELEKMLEDVGVIQDTLTNNDFYVIDAKVEEIARGLGLDDIGLDRDVHDLSGGQRTKVLLAKLLLEKPEILLLDEPTNYLDEQHIEWLKRYLQEYENAFILISHDIPFLNSVINLIYHMENQELNRYVGDYDHFKSVHEMKKSQLEAAFKRQQQEIAGLKDFVARNKARVSTRNMAMSRQKKLDKMDVIELAKEKPKPEFNFKEARTPSKLIFETKDLVIGYDEPLSKPLNLRMERGQKIALVGANGIGKTTLLKSILGEITPVSGSVERGENLEIGYFEQEVKSANYNTCIDEIWSEFPGFSHHEVRAALAKCGLTTKHIESKVEVLSGGEKAKVRLCKLINHENNVLVLDEPTNHLDVEAKDELMRALKAFKGSVLLISHEPEFYKEVANDVWNCESWTTKVF, encoded by the coding sequence ATGAGTATTTTAACGGTGCAAGGCTTAAGCCATGGTTTCGGCGATCGTGCCATATTTAATGATGTTTCCTTCCGCCTGCTTAAAGGTGAGCACATCGGATTGATCGGTGCGAACGGTGAAGGTAAATCAACGTTTATGAATATCATTACAGGCAAATTAAAGCCTGATGAAGGTAAAGTAGAGTGGGCAAAAAAAGTTCGTGTCGGATATTTAGATCAGCACACGGTACTTCAAAAAGGCATGTCTATTCGCGATGTATTGAAAAGTGCATTTCAATACTTGCTCGACATGGAAAACGAAATGAACAGCATGTACGAAAAAATGGGTGAAGCGACACCTGAAGAACTTGAAAAGATGCTTGAAGACGTTGGTGTGATTCAAGATACGTTAACGAACAACGACTTCTACGTAATCGATGCTAAAGTTGAAGAAATCGCGCGTGGACTTGGTCTTGATGATATCGGCCTAGACCGTGATGTACATGATTTAAGTGGTGGACAGCGTACGAAAGTATTGCTTGCAAAGCTTCTATTAGAAAAGCCAGAGATTCTATTGCTGGATGAGCCGACAAACTATCTCGATGAGCAGCATATCGAGTGGCTGAAGCGTTATTTGCAGGAATACGAAAATGCGTTCATCTTAATCTCGCATGATATTCCGTTCTTAAATAGCGTAATCAACTTGATCTATCACATGGAAAATCAAGAGTTGAACCGTTATGTAGGAGATTACGATCACTTCAAATCTGTTCACGAGATGAAAAAATCTCAGTTGGAAGCAGCATTTAAGCGTCAACAGCAAGAGATTGCCGGATTGAAGGATTTCGTTGCACGTAATAAAGCACGTGTTTCAACTCGAAACATGGCCATGTCTCGACAAAAGAAACTCGATAAAATGGATGTTATTGAACTCGCTAAAGAAAAACCAAAACCAGAGTTCAACTTTAAAGAAGCACGCACACCAAGCAAACTGATCTTTGAAACAAAAGACCTTGTTATCGGTTATGACGAGCCACTTTCTAAACCGCTGAACCTGCGTATGGAACGCGGCCAAAAAATTGCTCTAGTCGGTGCGAACGGTATCGGTAAAACCACGTTGCTAAAAAGCATCCTTGGTGAGATCACGCCTGTTTCAGGTTCCGTTGAGCGTGGTGAAAACCTAGAGATCGGTTACTTCGAGCAAGAAGTAAAGTCTGCGAACTACAATACATGTATCGACGAAATATGGAGCGAGTTCCCTGGTTTCTCACATCATGAAGTTCGTGCAGCTCTCGCGAAGTGTGGTCTAACTACTAAACATATCGAGAGTAAAGTTGAAGTGCTTAGTGGTGGAGAAAAGGCAAAGGTTCGTCTTTGTAAACTTATCAATCACGAAAACAATGTTCTTGTCCTCGATGAGCCGACAAACCATTTAGACGTAGAAGCGAAAGACGAGTTAATGCGTGCACTGAAGGCTTTCAAAGGCAGTGTGCTGTTGATCTCCCATGAACCTGAATTTTATAAAGAAGTGGCAAATGACGTCTGGAACTGTGAAAGCTGGACGACAAAGGTGTTTTAA
- a CDS encoding nuclease-related domain-containing protein gives MLVKDRGKSIRIRKLEVMQRRVIKLHPKYLTMENELSGRLAGHFGEQSIDYFLKPFRDFSVMHDLRLTAHESYFQIDTLLLSPRYLLNLEVKFISGTLIFDHINQVIRVKDDGSEEAFRNPIFQVKRQQSHLIEWMTKNRIPPIPVRSLVVMSNPRTIIKAPPSNKEVPQFITHSPYLQERIKVIDKMYGVEKLTKKELGKLTKMLVHHHTPENPDLLKRYQIEEKDIIKGVYCTECFYLPVVRRNKTWHCSRCSYKSKYLHLPTLEDFTLLYGTTITNKQFCDFLQVSSRHVATRLLSSMNLMQTGSGKGRAYQLPSPL, from the coding sequence ATGTTAGTTAAAGATCGCGGAAAGTCTATAAGAATAAGAAAGCTTGAAGTTATGCAACGACGAGTGATTAAGCTTCATCCCAAATATTTAACCATGGAAAATGAATTAAGCGGTAGGTTAGCCGGACATTTTGGCGAGCAGTCAATTGACTACTTTTTAAAACCATTCAGGGACTTTTCCGTTATGCACGACCTGAGGCTTACAGCGCATGAAAGTTATTTTCAGATCGACACCCTGCTTCTATCCCCTCGTTATCTCTTAAACCTCGAAGTGAAATTCATTTCCGGAACTTTAATTTTTGATCATATCAACCAAGTCATCAGAGTAAAGGATGATGGATCGGAAGAAGCTTTTCGAAACCCTATTTTCCAAGTGAAGCGCCAACAATCTCACCTTATTGAATGGATGACAAAGAACCGTATTCCTCCTATTCCCGTTCGCTCGCTAGTAGTCATGAGTAATCCAAGAACCATTATTAAAGCCCCTCCCTCAAATAAAGAAGTTCCTCAATTTATAACGCACAGTCCCTATTTGCAGGAAAGAATCAAAGTCATTGATAAGATGTATGGCGTGGAAAAATTGACGAAAAAAGAGCTCGGTAAACTGACTAAGATGCTCGTTCATCATCATACTCCAGAAAATCCTGACTTACTAAAAAGGTATCAGATTGAAGAAAAGGACATAATTAAAGGGGTTTATTGTACGGAGTGTTTTTATTTGCCTGTGGTGAGGAGGAATAAAACATGGCATTGCTCTAGATGTTCTTATAAATCTAAATATCTTCACTTACCTACACTTGAAGATTTCACTCTATTATACGGTACTACAATCACTAACAAACAGTTTTGTGACTTCCTTCAAGTTTCATCAAGGCATGTTGCCACACGATTATTATCCTCTATGAATTTAATGCAGACAGGAAGTGGAAAAGGAAGAGCCTATCAACTTCCTTCTCCTTTGTAA
- the qoxD gene encoding cytochrome aa3 quinol oxidase subunit IV: MANKTVANEHHGFPWKHLIGFVLSIVLTLFALWIALGTDLSLTWILIIIFGFAFLQAALQLLMFMHVTENSTKSNLTSRVQIGNILFAAFVAIVIVIGSVWVMTAGHAKHDKDQHAPKTENHEDHGSHGGGSEHDSGDHGSHE; encoded by the coding sequence ATGGCTAATAAAACTGTAGCTAATGAACACCACGGTTTTCCGTGGAAGCATTTAATCGGTTTCGTTTTATCCATCGTGCTCACTTTGTTCGCACTTTGGATTGCACTAGGAACAGATCTATCGTTGACTTGGATCTTAATCATTATTTTTGGTTTTGCGTTCTTGCAAGCTGCTCTTCAGCTCTTGATGTTCATGCACGTAACAGAGAACTCGACTAAGAGTAACCTGACGAGCCGTGTACAGATCGGTAACATCCTCTTTGCAGCATTCGTTGCGATTGTTATAGTAATCGGTTCTGTTTGGGTAATGACAGCAGGTCACGCGAAGCATGATAAAGACCAGCATGCACCGAAGACTGAAAACCACGAGGACCACGGTTCTCACGGTGGTGGAAGTGAACATGATTCTGGTGATCACGGGAGTCATGAGTAA